In the genome of Neisseria animaloris, one region contains:
- a CDS encoding lytic transglycosylase has protein sequence MAKLKSIALAVTGVSAVSGAAYSHAAPSNQVGMAMMRLNSSLLDQEQKNLSSGSLWNVMRKDFRMAEVNSELVRRHESKFSAGRAYFDRIINRSKPYMYHIANEVKKRNMPAEIALLPFIESAFVTKAKSHVGASGLWQFMPATGRHFGLERTALYDGRHDVYAATNAALNYLEYLHRMFGDWSLALAAYNWGEGNVSRAINRARAQGLAPVYENLRMPAETRNYVPKLLAVRNIVKNPQAFGMGLSEIENKPYFKTVSIDKPIDTNAIARLANISESEFLALNPAFNAPVFVPKANRKLLLPVHATSTFEKNYRNARPETLISWDLYTAGGKTRLSKIAAEAGMSVAELKRLNNTSRNSLANGRNLLVAKGSINRNNGFNYVRVDGNTSITPDSYRENTASLQYAVSRTTLAANDIKLSESESAPIAIISNKPKASPETRIATSSTPISIAASLVAKNAAPEDLTVTAKNKTEIKNIQENVLAVAEPLPLPTQTSIAPAPEPAPSKPIDLAISEPLPLPNRSPVAAESEDALMALVNDTEQDRINAIDRIRNTLTQLEEETVTKARVDRIVASRTKQQQRTEARLARANAAAQQIAATTHRVAAGDTLFNISQRYNLSVADLITVNNIKGNSIRKGQILKVTAAPVQRNVVRNVSYTVRKGDTLNTIATRFNVDVNDIRRWNRNTRSVTPGQRLKLIGS, from the coding sequence ATGGCAAAACTAAAATCTATAGCCTTAGCCGTTACTGGTGTATCGGCGGTTTCAGGCGCGGCATATAGCCACGCCGCTCCTTCCAACCAAGTAGGGATGGCGATGATGCGCTTGAACTCATCACTGCTCGACCAAGAACAAAAAAACCTTTCATCCGGTAGTTTGTGGAATGTCATGCGTAAAGATTTCCGCATGGCCGAAGTTAATTCCGAGCTCGTGCGCCGCCATGAGAGTAAATTCTCTGCGGGCCGTGCTTATTTCGATCGCATAATAAATCGCAGCAAACCCTATATGTACCATATTGCGAATGAAGTTAAAAAGCGCAATATGCCTGCCGAAATTGCATTACTGCCTTTTATTGAAAGTGCATTTGTTACCAAAGCCAAATCACATGTCGGTGCGTCTGGTTTATGGCAGTTTATGCCTGCTACAGGTCGCCACTTTGGATTGGAGCGTACTGCTCTATACGATGGCCGTCATGATGTTTACGCAGCTACGAATGCCGCACTGAATTACCTTGAATATCTGCACCGCATGTTTGGGGACTGGTCATTGGCCTTGGCTGCCTATAACTGGGGTGAAGGCAACGTAAGCCGTGCTATCAACCGTGCACGGGCCCAAGGTTTGGCTCCCGTATATGAAAATCTGCGCATGCCTGCAGAAACCCGCAATTATGTTCCCAAACTACTAGCCGTCCGCAATATTGTGAAAAACCCGCAAGCTTTTGGCATGGGCTTGAGTGAAATTGAGAATAAACCCTACTTTAAAACCGTTAGCATCGACAAGCCGATTGATACAAATGCTATTGCTCGCTTAGCCAATATTAGTGAAAGCGAATTTTTAGCCCTTAATCCCGCATTCAACGCTCCTGTATTTGTACCCAAAGCAAACCGTAAATTATTACTGCCGGTTCATGCAACCTCTACCTTTGAAAAAAATTACCGCAATGCCAGACCTGAAACTTTGATTTCCTGGGATTTATACACGGCAGGCGGAAAAACCCGGTTAAGCAAAATTGCTGCCGAAGCAGGTATGAGTGTTGCAGAGCTCAAGCGACTGAACAATACAAGCCGTAATTCTTTAGCTAACGGACGCAATTTATTGGTTGCAAAAGGTAGCATCAATAGAAATAACGGTTTTAATTATGTTCGTGTGGATGGAAACACCAGTATTACTCCCGATAGCTATCGTGAAAATACTGCATCACTGCAGTATGCTGTTAGTCGTACTACTCTCGCAGCCAATGATATCAAGCTATCCGAATCTGAATCGGCTCCTATTGCAATCATATCCAATAAACCGAAAGCTTCTCCTGAAACTCGTATTGCTACTTCTTCTACCCCAATCTCTATAGCAGCATCTCTCGTTGCAAAAAATGCAGCTCCGGAAGATTTAACTGTTACAGCAAAAAATAAAACTGAAATTAAAAATATTCAGGAAAACGTATTAGCTGTAGCAGAACCCCTGCCATTACCTACTCAAACGTCAATAGCACCGGCTCCTGAGCCGGCGCCATCTAAACCTATAGACTTGGCGATATCTGAACCTTTACCATTACCTAACCGCTCTCCTGTGGCTGCCGAATCTGAAGATGCGTTAATGGCTTTGGTAAATGATACTGAACAAGATCGCATTAATGCTATCGACCGCATTAGAAATACGCTTACCCAGTTGGAAGAAGAAACTGTCACTAAAGCGAGAGTTGATCGTATAGTTGCCAGCCGAACCAAACAACAACAACGTACTGAAGCACGTTTAGCGCGTGCTAACGCTGCGGCACAACAAATTGCAGCTACTACTCATCGCGTAGCTGCAGGTGATACCTTATTTAATATTTCCCAACGCTATAATTTAAGTGTAGCTGATTTGATTACTGTAAATAACATCAAGGGTAACAGTATACGTAAAGGCCAAATTCTAAAAGTTACTGCAGCCCCTGTACAACGTAATGTAGTACGTAATGTTTCTTACACTGTACGTAAGGGCGACACATTAAATACTATTGCTACTCGTTTTAATGTTGATGTTAATGATATCCGTCGCTGGAATCGTAACACTCGCTCAGTTACCCCAGGTCAACGCTTGAAACTGATAGGAAGCTGA
- a CDS encoding MarC family protein, which yields MGLEIGKLILAFMVLINPFGALSIYLDLTRNLNTRERRKVAQLASLTVLIVITAFTLTGGVILKLLGISVGSFQVGGGILVLLIAISMMNGGNNPAKPDVGTEESNDITIQPKQVQNIAAIAVVPLAIPMMIGPGGISTVIIYASAAKNYWDIFSILAAGLIISLICFAVLMTAISVSKWLGDTGLTILNRIMGMLLAAVSIEIIVAGVKALFPQLVG from the coding sequence ATGGGACTAGAAATCGGCAAATTGATACTTGCCTTCATGGTGTTGATTAACCCTTTTGGCGCATTGTCGATTTATTTAGATTTAACCCGTAATCTCAACACAAGAGAGCGCCGTAAAGTTGCACAATTAGCTTCATTAACAGTTTTGATTGTAATTACAGCATTTACCCTGACTGGCGGGGTAATTTTAAAGTTGTTGGGTATTAGTGTCGGCTCATTTCAAGTGGGTGGTGGTATTTTGGTATTATTGATTGCCATTTCTATGATGAATGGTGGCAATAATCCGGCTAAACCGGATGTCGGAACTGAGGAAAGTAATGATATTACCATTCAACCTAAGCAGGTGCAAAATATTGCTGCTATTGCAGTAGTACCATTGGCTATTCCTATGATGATAGGTCCGGGGGGAATTTCTACGGTTATTATTTATGCATCGGCAGCCAAAAATTATTGGGATATTTTTTCTATTCTTGCTGCTGGTTTGATTATTAGTTTGATTTGCTTTGCTGTACTAATGACTGCAATTAGTGTTAGCAAATGGCTGGGAGATACAGGCTTAACTATCCTTAACCGTATTATGGGTATGCTGTTAGCAGCTGTTTCTATTGAAATTATTGTTGCTGGAGTGAAAGCATTATTTCCTCAATTAGTAGGGTAG
- the rodA gene encoding rod shape-determining protein RodA: MNINEETMLGKIRRIIWEPMDPWLFYAMLAIYIMSLFLLYSADGQEIGQLENKTIHTILAFILLWFIARARTQVLASFALPMYAIGVVLLLGVHFLGITVNGSTRWLNIGIGRIQPSEIMKIALPMMVAWYFQKYEMSLRWYHYLGALLLVLVPGGLILKQPDLGTATLIMASGLFVIFFAGLPWKVIFTAIIGFMAALPLIWNYGMHDYQKTRVMTLLDPTQDPLGAGYHIIQSMIAIGSGGVWGKGWLNGTQTHLDYIPEATTDFIFAVYGEEFGLIGNVLLLVIYLLILGRGLYIAAKAPTLYSRTLASALTMTFFCYAFVNMGMVSGILPVVGVPLPLVSYGGTATLSIMVVLALLMSIGNQRRS; the protein is encoded by the coding sequence ATGAATATAAATGAAGAAACTATGTTGGGGAAAATTAGACGCATTATTTGGGAGCCTATGGATCCATGGTTGTTCTACGCTATGTTGGCTATTTATATTATGAGCCTGTTTTTACTGTATTCTGCTGATGGGCAGGAAATCGGCCAACTCGAAAATAAAACTATCCATACGATATTGGCCTTTATTTTGCTATGGTTTATTGCCCGCGCACGTACGCAGGTTTTAGCGTCTTTTGCCCTGCCAATGTATGCAATCGGTGTGGTTTTGTTGTTAGGTGTGCATTTTTTGGGAATAACAGTTAATGGTTCTACTCGTTGGCTGAATATCGGTATAGGCCGTATTCAGCCGTCTGAAATCATGAAAATAGCACTACCAATGATGGTGGCTTGGTATTTTCAAAAATATGAGATGTCATTACGCTGGTATCACTATTTAGGAGCATTACTATTAGTATTGGTGCCGGGAGGGCTGATTTTAAAACAACCCGATCTAGGTACCGCTACATTGATTATGGCATCTGGTTTATTCGTTATTTTTTTTGCAGGGTTGCCTTGGAAAGTTATTTTTACTGCCATTATTGGATTTATGGCTGCATTACCGTTAATTTGGAATTATGGCATGCACGATTACCAGAAAACTCGAGTGATGACCTTGCTTGACCCTACTCAAGATCCGTTAGGAGCCGGCTATCATATTATTCAATCGATGATTGCCATTGGCTCTGGTGGTGTATGGGGAAAAGGATGGCTGAATGGCACGCAAACTCATTTAGACTACATTCCTGAGGCAACTACCGATTTTATTTTTGCAGTTTATGGAGAAGAATTCGGCTTAATCGGTAATGTTTTGTTGTTAGTAATTTATCTTTTAATTCTTGGACGCGGTTTATATATTGCAGCTAAAGCCCCCACACTTTATAGCCGTACTTTAGCCAGTGCATTAACGATGACATTTTTTTGTTATGCTTTTGTGAATATGGGAATGGTCAGTGGTATTTTGCCTGTAGTTGGTGTTCCGCTACCACTGGTTAGCTATGGTGGTACAGCAACATTATCGATTATGGTGGTATTAGCATTATTGATGAGTATAGGTAATCAGCGCCGCAGTTAG
- the mrdA gene encoding penicillin-binding protein 2, producing MKTPRQYRKPAQDTATSQRDYFLRLVVAFVLIVVLFMVLLGRFVYLQIFKHEEYVVKANTNRISLVPTAPIRGQIVDVNGVVLARNYPAYSLEIVPSQLEGKIDDTIEALRRYVEITDSDLKRFKKFRTEFRSYENIPLKLKLQPEEAARLAAQLYHFKGVEINARTFREYPYPELTAHFLGYIGRISDRDQKKIDEDNLTALYRGSTHIGKSGLESFYELQLHGSPGYQEVEKDAYGNVVRILRTMPSKSGQTLRLAMDIRMQQEADRLLNGRRGAIIAIDPQTGGILAFVSKPSFDPNLFIDGIDTENWKRLNEDWERPLINRVTQGLYPPGSTFKPFMGMALLESGKITQDTVVPAPGAWSIPGSRHLFRDSVRRGHGSANLSKAIQVSSDTFFYRLGYELGIDKTVPYLAEFGLGDQTGIDLPHEYKGVLPSKEWKAKRFTNAKSESARTWNPSEMVSVSIGQGYNAYTPLQMAHATASLANNGVVYRPHLVKELLDHERREITLIDPKPVRIIPFQQSNFEYIKQAMAKVLQPGGTAHRIGYGMPYSMGGKTGTAQVVQIKQGQTYNAAALAEQHRDHAWFISFAPVEKPQIAIAVLLENGGWGASAAPLARGLTDFYLLKLKAGQNMPKDISVAIKEDQVESNASKAASESIVKNPVPSVFQTAYDAVRIQSASGVVK from the coding sequence ATGAAAACACCTCGTCAATATCGTAAACCTGCTCAAGATACGGCAACCAGCCAAAGAGATTATTTTCTCCGGCTGGTTGTGGCATTTGTGCTGATAGTGGTTCTTTTTATGGTGTTATTGGGGCGTTTTGTTTATCTACAAATATTCAAGCATGAAGAATACGTAGTTAAAGCTAATACAAACCGTATTTCTTTAGTACCAACTGCTCCAATACGGGGGCAAATTGTCGATGTAAACGGTGTAGTGTTGGCACGTAATTATCCTGCGTATTCACTTGAAATAGTTCCAAGTCAGTTAGAAGGCAAAATAGATGATACGATAGAAGCATTGCGTCGTTATGTGGAAATTACCGATAGTGATTTAAAGCGTTTCAAAAAGTTTCGTACAGAGTTCCGTTCTTACGAAAATATTCCACTTAAACTTAAATTACAACCTGAAGAAGCTGCAAGGTTGGCTGCACAGCTCTATCATTTTAAAGGTGTCGAAATTAATGCACGTACATTTCGTGAATATCCCTATCCTGAATTGACTGCCCATTTCCTCGGGTATATCGGCCGAATTAGTGACCGTGATCAGAAAAAGATTGATGAAGATAATTTAACAGCCTTGTATCGAGGAAGCACTCATATCGGTAAATCGGGGCTGGAGAGTTTTTACGAACTTCAGCTACACGGATCTCCCGGTTATCAAGAGGTGGAAAAAGATGCTTATGGCAATGTGGTCAGAATATTAAGAACTATGCCTTCTAAAAGCGGGCAAACATTGCGTTTGGCGATGGATATCCGTATGCAACAGGAAGCGGATCGTCTTTTAAACGGTCGAAGAGGGGCAATTATTGCTATTGATCCGCAAACTGGCGGGATTTTGGCATTTGTCTCTAAACCTTCATTTGATCCTAATCTGTTTATTGATGGTATTGATACGGAAAATTGGAAACGACTGAATGAAGATTGGGAACGTCCATTAATTAACCGGGTAACTCAAGGACTATATCCCCCAGGTTCCACTTTTAAACCTTTCATGGGTATGGCTTTGCTGGAGAGTGGAAAAATTACTCAAGATACAGTGGTACCTGCTCCCGGAGCTTGGAGCATTCCCGGATCACGCCATTTGTTTCGGGACTCAGTACGGCGTGGACATGGTTCTGCTAACTTAAGTAAAGCAATTCAAGTTTCTTCTGATACATTTTTCTATCGTTTGGGATATGAATTAGGTATTGATAAAACTGTTCCTTATTTAGCCGAGTTCGGGTTGGGAGATCAAACAGGTATTGATTTACCGCATGAATATAAAGGCGTATTACCATCTAAAGAATGGAAAGCTAAACGTTTCACTAATGCCAAGAGTGAATCTGCACGAACATGGAATCCATCCGAAATGGTTTCAGTCAGTATCGGGCAGGGTTATAACGCATACACGCCCTTACAAATGGCCCATGCCACAGCATCACTAGCTAATAACGGAGTAGTGTATCGACCACATTTGGTAAAAGAATTACTAGATCATGAACGTCGTGAGATTACATTGATTGATCCTAAACCGGTTCGTATCATCCCATTTCAACAAAGTAATTTTGAATATATTAAACAGGCTATGGCCAAAGTGTTGCAACCGGGCGGAACGGCACATCGTATAGGTTACGGTATGCCGTATAGTATGGGAGGGAAGACCGGTACGGCACAGGTAGTGCAGATTAAGCAGGGGCAGACGTATAATGCTGCAGCACTTGCAGAGCAGCACCGCGACCATGCTTGGTTTATTTCATTCGCTCCCGTTGAAAAGCCACAGATTGCTATTGCCGTTTTGCTTGAAAATGGAGGTTGGGGCGCAAGTGCTGCGCCGTTGGCCCGAGGTTTAACGGATTTTTATTTATTGAAATTAAAAGCAGGGCAAAATATGCCGAAAGATATATCTGTTGCCATTAAGGAGGATCAAGTAGAAAGTAATGCGTCAAAAGCAGCGAGTGAGTCTATTGTGAAAAATCCTGTTCCATCTGTTTTTCAGACGGCCTATGACGCTGTGAGAATTCAGTCGGCCTCTGGAGTTGTAAAATGA
- the mreD gene encoding rod shape-determining protein MreD: MTDFEDFHSRVPKRIVISSFIVVMLLDFMPFPFEVFFWLPEFTALILLYWALHRPQLIGVGAAFPIGLLIDIGTAAPLGMHALSYMLMIFIIQQRQRQIILYSYGFQAVAILGALLCNRIALAFIRLLYDHRFTDLPGFIAPFVGALLWPLLSKVMLTILNSRRLRR; this comes from the coding sequence ATGACTGATTTTGAAGATTTTCATAGCCGTGTGCCGAAACGCATTGTCATTTCCAGTTTCATTGTTGTTATGTTGCTGGATTTTATGCCGTTTCCGTTTGAAGTGTTTTTTTGGCTACCTGAATTTACTGCACTGATTTTGCTTTATTGGGCACTTCACAGACCTCAGCTTATTGGTGTAGGGGCAGCTTTCCCGATTGGTTTATTGATCGATATAGGGACAGCCGCACCTCTCGGGATGCATGCACTATCTTATATGTTGATGATATTTATCATTCAACAGCGACAAAGGCAGATTATATTGTACAGTTACGGTTTTCAAGCTGTTGCAATATTAGGAGCCTTGCTTTGTAACCGTATAGCATTGGCATTTATACGGTTGTTATATGATCATCGATTTACTGATTTACCAGGTTTTATTGCGCCTTTCGTTGGAGCATTACTGTGGCCGTTGCTAAGCAAAGTCATGCTTACAATTCTCAATTCACGCCGTCTTCGCCGATGA
- the mreC gene encoding rod shape-determining protein MreC has product MSEPSLNFAQKGIKPISKLVVLSIVSIALMMLDSRYSAVQHAKGYVATVLYPLQWLANQPVQLYRYTHGFLQSQANLMADNHRLVAENGRLKTLLGQAELHQRELGELKKLQGLQQNGIQVTGSAEVISNGKDPLSDKLILNKGSQSGLRAGDAVIDQNGLIGQITQVQSLSAELTLITNSKMVIPVMVARTGERSLLYGNGGTVNLRYFPTDADLRPKDILVTSGLDSVYPAGIPVAEILQAVKSSGMPYYQVSLMPLAAFRSSKYVLTLPQQTPPSQLFTHQ; this is encoded by the coding sequence ATGTCTGAACCGTCTTTAAATTTCGCACAAAAAGGCATTAAACCTATTAGCAAACTGGTTGTGTTGTCTATTGTCAGTATTGCTTTGATGATGCTGGATAGTCGTTATTCGGCTGTACAACATGCTAAAGGATATGTGGCAACAGTGCTTTATCCGTTGCAATGGTTGGCCAATCAGCCAGTACAGTTGTATCGATATACGCATGGTTTTTTACAGTCACAAGCCAATTTAATGGCAGATAACCACCGTTTGGTAGCTGAAAATGGCCGTCTGAAAACATTACTTGGCCAAGCTGAATTACACCAGCGGGAATTGGGTGAATTGAAAAAATTGCAAGGTTTGCAGCAAAACGGTATTCAAGTAACAGGCAGTGCAGAAGTTATTTCCAATGGTAAAGACCCCCTGTCCGACAAATTGATTTTGAATAAAGGCAGCCAAAGCGGTTTGCGAGCCGGAGATGCGGTAATTGATCAGAACGGTTTAATTGGACAAATAACGCAAGTGCAATCGCTTAGTGCCGAATTAACATTAATTACCAATAGTAAAATGGTTATTCCTGTTATGGTTGCTAGAACAGGGGAACGAAGCCTTCTTTATGGAAATGGTGGTACAGTGAATTTACGTTATTTCCCTACCGACGCTGATTTGCGACCTAAAGATATTTTAGTTACTTCGGGTTTGGACAGCGTATATCCCGCAGGAATTCCTGTGGCGGAAATTCTGCAGGCGGTGAAATCTTCCGGTATGCCGTATTACCAGGTTTCATTAATGCCGCTGGCCGCATTTAGAAGCAGTAAATACGTGTTGACCTTGCCACAACAAACACCTCCTTCTCAATTATTTACACACCAGTAG
- a CDS encoding rod shape-determining protein, which yields MFRFFTRYFSNDLAIDLGTANTLIYIRNKGIVLDEPSVVAMQTDASHGKSAILAVGTEAKKMLGRTPGSIQAIRPMKDGVIADFNVTEKMLKQFIKKVNNSRFAAAPRIVICVPCGSTQVERKAIRDSALAAGASTVNLIEEPMAAAIGAGLPIEEATGSMVVDIGGGTTEVGVISLSGVVYSHSIRVGGDAFDESIINYVRRNYGMLIGEATAEEIKKSIGSAFPGMEVNEIEVKGRNLAEGIPRAFTISSNEVLEALTEPLNQIVQSVKNALEQTPPELGADIAERGLVLTGGGALLKGLDRLLAEETGLPVMIAEDPLTCVARGSGKALDMIGKLNSIFVVNP from the coding sequence ATGTTTCGCTTTTTTACCCGCTATTTCTCTAATGACCTCGCTATTGATTTGGGCACGGCCAATACTTTAATTTATATCCGTAATAAAGGTATTGTTTTGGACGAGCCTTCAGTAGTTGCTATGCAAACAGATGCTTCTCACGGTAAAAGCGCTATTTTGGCGGTGGGCACGGAAGCAAAAAAAATGTTGGGCCGTACGCCTGGTAGCATTCAGGCTATCCGCCCGATGAAAGACGGTGTAATTGCTGATTTCAATGTTACTGAAAAAATGCTGAAGCAGTTTATTAAAAAAGTGAATAACAGCCGTTTTGCAGCAGCCCCGCGCATCGTAATTTGCGTGCCTTGCGGTTCAACCCAAGTGGAACGTAAAGCCATTCGGGATTCGGCATTGGCGGCAGGTGCTTCCACGGTGAATCTAATTGAGGAACCGATGGCTGCAGCGATTGGTGCAGGTTTGCCGATTGAAGAAGCTACCGGCTCTATGGTGGTGGATATTGGTGGCGGTACTACTGAAGTGGGGGTGATTTCTTTAAGCGGTGTGGTGTATTCGCATTCCATCCGTGTTGGCGGTGATGCGTTTGATGAAAGCATTATCAATTATGTGCGCCGCAATTACGGTATGTTAATCGGCGAAGCTACTGCTGAAGAAATTAAGAAAAGCATCGGTTCGGCTTTCCCTGGTATGGAGGTAAATGAAATTGAAGTAAAAGGCCGTAATTTGGCAGAGGGTATTCCGCGTGCCTTTACCATCAGTTCCAATGAAGTATTGGAAGCATTAACCGAGCCATTGAATCAAATCGTTCAATCGGTAAAAAATGCTTTAGAACAAACGCCGCCTGAGTTGGGGGCGGATATTGCCGAGCGAGGTTTGGTGCTGACAGGTGGTGGCGCTTTACTGAAAGGGCTTGACCGTTTATTGGCGGAAGAAACCGGCTTACCTGTGATGATTGCTGAAGATCCGCTTACTTGTGTGGCACGCGGTTCAGGTAAGGCACTGGATATGATCGGTAAATTGAATTCTATATTCGTGGTTAATCCGTAA
- the gatC gene encoding Asp-tRNA(Asn)/Glu-tRNA(Gln) amidotransferase subunit GatC, with translation MALTLSDVEKIAKLSRLSLTDAEKAQNLQELNDIFSLVEKMQSVNTEGIEPMAHPHEVALRLREDKVTETDHAAEYQAVAPEVRNRLYIVPQVIEE, from the coding sequence ATGGCCCTGACCTTGAGCGATGTGGAAAAAATTGCCAAACTTTCCCGCCTGAGCCTGACAGATGCTGAAAAAGCGCAAAACCTTCAAGAATTGAACGACATATTTTCATTGGTTGAAAAAATGCAATCGGTAAATACCGAAGGCATCGAACCGATGGCACATCCTCACGAAGTTGCCCTGCGTTTGCGTGAAGACAAAGTAACCGAAACCGACCATGCCGCCGAATACCAAGCCGTTGCCCCCGAAGTGCGCAACCGCCTGTATATCGTTCCCCAAGTTATCGAAGAATAA
- the gatA gene encoding Asp-tRNA(Asn)/Glu-tRNA(Gln) amidotransferase subunit GatA: MTQYTLKQASELLQAQKISATELAQEYLNAIDARNPAINGYTTLNKELTLAEAKAADERLAAGNAGILTGVPIAFKDIFCQQGWRSACSSKMLDNFVSPYTATVVQNLLNEGMVTLGRTNMDEFAMGSTNETSFDGATKNPWNLENVPGGSSGGSAAVIAARLAPAALGSDTGGSIRQPASHCGITGIKPTYGIVSRFGMVAYASSFDQAGPMAQTAEDCAILLNAMASFDERDSTSLERAKEDYTHNLNQPLKGLKVGLPKEYFGEGMSADVQKAIQATIDLLKAQGAEMVEVSLPQTELSIPAYYVLTSAEASTNLSRYDGVRYGHRAARFGDLEEMYSNTRAEGFGSEVKRRIMIGTYVLSHGYYDAYYLKAQKLRRLVTNDFQTALQQCDIILAPTAPTAAPKLNSNINDPVQMYLSDIYTIAVNLAGLPAMTLPAGFSSDGLPIGVQLIGNYFAEAKLLGVAHQMQLESDWHIKTPSQSI, encoded by the coding sequence ATGACCCAATACACCCTGAAACAAGCCAGCGAATTGCTGCAAGCCCAAAAAATTTCCGCCACCGAGCTGGCGCAAGAATACCTCAACGCCATTGATGCCCGAAACCCCGCCATCAACGGTTACACCACCCTGAATAAAGAATTAACGCTTGCCGAAGCCAAAGCCGCAGACGAACGCTTGGCCGCCGGCAACGCAGGTATCCTCACCGGCGTACCCATTGCCTTTAAAGACATCTTTTGCCAACAAGGTTGGAGAAGCGCGTGTTCCAGCAAAATGCTCGATAACTTCGTTTCCCCCTACACCGCCACCGTCGTACAAAACCTGCTCAACGAAGGCATGGTAACGCTCGGCCGCACCAATATGGATGAATTCGCCATGGGTTCGACCAACGAAACCTCGTTTGACGGCGCCACTAAAAATCCGTGGAATTTAGAAAACGTGCCCGGCGGCTCTTCCGGCGGTTCCGCAGCCGTTATCGCTGCCCGCTTGGCACCGGCAGCATTAGGCTCCGACACCGGCGGCTCCATCCGCCAACCCGCTTCGCATTGCGGCATTACCGGCATCAAACCCACCTACGGCATCGTTTCGCGTTTCGGCATGGTGGCTTACGCCTCCAGCTTCGACCAAGCCGGCCCGATGGCGCAAACAGCCGAAGACTGCGCCATTCTACTTAATGCCATGGCAAGCTTCGATGAACGCGATTCCACCAGCTTGGAACGTGCTAAAGAAGACTACACCCACAACTTAAACCAACCCCTCAAAGGCTTGAAAGTCGGCCTGCCCAAAGAATACTTCGGCGAAGGCATGAGCGCAGACGTACAAAAAGCCATTCAAGCAACCATCGACCTGCTTAAAGCACAAGGCGCAGAAATGGTAGAAGTGAGCCTGCCGCAAACCGAGCTTTCCATCCCCGCATATTATGTTTTGACCTCGGCCGAAGCCAGCACCAACTTATCCCGCTACGACGGCGTACGCTACGGCCACCGCGCCGCCCGATTCGGCGACTTGGAAGAAATGTACAGCAACACCCGCGCCGAAGGCTTCGGCAGCGAAGTCAAACGCCGTATCATGATTGGCACCTACGTTTTGAGCCACGGCTATTACGACGCCTACTACCTCAAAGCCCAAAAACTGCGCCGTTTGGTAACCAACGATTTTCAGACGGCCTTACAACAATGCGACATCATCCTCGCACCTACCGCCCCCACCGCCGCACCCAAACTGAACAGCAACATTAACGACCCTGTGCAGATGTACCTGAGCGACATCTACACCATCGCCGTCAACCTCGCCGGCCTCCCCGCCATGACTCTGCCCGCGGGATTCTCTTCAGACGGCCTGCCGATTGGCGTACAGTTGATTGGCAATTATTTCGCCGAAGCGAAATTGCTGGGCGTGGCGCATCAGATGCAGCTGGAGAGCGATTGGCATATTAAAACGCCTTCGCAATCAATTTAA